The Thermodesulfobacteriota bacterium genome contains the following window.
GGACAGGAGGATGACCAGGCCATAGAGGGCCACGGGTGCCAGGGCGTCCAGGGGCAGCGGCTCCTGCCGGAGCAGGGCACCCAGGAGGATGATCGGGCCGATGGTGATGACCAGGAGCTGGCCTACCGGCAGATACATGCCGCCCATGAGCCGGAAGATGATCACCGGCATGAGGAAATAGACCGAGACCACGAAGGGCCCCAGCCACACCGGCCGGATGACAAAGAAGATCGCCATGGCCAGCCAGGCGACGATGCCCAGGCCCATGAGGCCCACCGGCAGATCGGTGAGATTCATGCCTGCGCCTCCTGAAGGAGAACGAGAAAGCGCTGGCCGATCCGCTCCCAGGTGTAGCGCTCCTGGACCAGGCGCCGGGCGGCGTCGCCGATCCGGCGCCGGGTCTCGCAGCTGTCCAGGTGCTGGCGGATCAGGCGGGCCATCTCCTGGGGGCTGTCTGCCGGCAGGTAGTGCTCGCCCGGCAGCGCCTCGATGGCCTCCATGCCCAGCCGGCTGGAGATCACCAGCCGGCGCAGGGAGAAGGCCTCCAGCACCTTGTTCTTGAGGCCGCTGCCGCTCTGCATGGGGTTGACCGCCAGCGGGATGCGGGCCGCCTCGGCCACCAGGTCCGGCACGAAGCCGCGGAGCCGGAGCCCGGGATGGTGGCCGGCCATGGCCTGCAGCCAGGCGGGCGGGTTTTTCCCCATGACGTGCCAGGTGATCCCGGCCTCGGCCAGGAACGGCCGATAGACCTGGTCGAAGAAGAAGCGGAGCGCCCGCTGGTTGGGCTCGAAGTCCAGGGCACCCCAGAAGGCGACGGCCCGCTCCTCTTCCCGGACCGCTGGCGGCTCCCGGAGCCATTCCTCCCCGACGCCGTTGGCCAGGACCCGCACCCGCTCGCCCAGCCGGCCGCTCAGCCGGCTGAGGGCCGCGGCATCGGCCGGGGAGATGGTGGTGACCAGATGGCAGGTGCGGGCCAGCCGCGTCTCCTGGTGCCGGATCCGCGACAGGGCCAGGCGCTGGCGCAGCCGGCCCCTGGCCCCCAGGGCCGCGCCGTCCTGGCGCAGCCGGCGCTCCATGGTGAGGCTGGCACAGTCATACTCGTCCACGATCTTCCGGGGGCCGGCCAGGGGCGCAATCATCTCTGCCATGGGCAGGGTGACGGCCACGGCATGGGTGATCCCCTCCTGCCGGACATAGGCACCCAGGCTGGCCACCGTGCGGCGATACTGGTCCGGGGCGTAGCGCCGCAGGAGATGGTGGCCCAGGGGAAAGAGGAAGCGGCTGCGGGCCGGTGGTCCGGCGAGGGCCGGCAGGGGCAGCAGGCCGGCAAAGACGCCGCTGGCC
Protein-coding sequences here:
- a CDS encoding glycosyltransferase, with product MARILFVTARPPYPLHQGMALRVFHLAREASRCHEVHLAARGLDAGTAEALAASGVFAGLLPLPALAGPPARSRFLFPLGHHLLRRYAPDQYRRTVASLGAYVRQEGITHAVAVTLPMAEMIAPLAGPRKIVDEYDCASLTMERRLRQDGAALGARGRLRQRLALSRIRHQETRLARTCHLVTTISPADAAALSRLSGRLGERVRVLANGVGEEWLREPPAVREEERAVAFWGALDFEPNQRALRFFFDQVYRPFLAEAGITWHVMGKNPPAWLQAMAGHHPGLRLRGFVPDLVAEAARIPLAVNPMQSGSGLKNKVLEAFSLRRLVISSRLGMEAIEALPGEHYLPADSPQEMARLIRQHLDSCETRRRIGDAARRLVQERYTWERIGQRFLVLLQEAQA